DNA sequence from the Calidithermus timidus DSM 17022 genome:
GGGCCGTTCCACAGCACGGTCTTGGCCTCCTGCAGCGCCGCCGCGAAGGTCTTGGCGCTCTCGGGGCCGATGTCCAGGCCCATCCAGCCTTCAGGGATCTGGTCCGCCGGGACGACCTGCGTCTGGGCCCCTGCCTCGATCTTCTGCGCGGCCACCACGTCGCTGGGCAGCAGCAGCTTGACTCCCAGCCCCTGCGCCCGCTCGAGCAGATCGCGGGCGAGCTCGAGCTTGTCGTCCTCGACCAGGCTAGACCCCACCTTACCCCCTCGAGCCTTGATGAAGGTGAAGGCCATGGCCCCGCCGATCACCATACCGCTCACGCGCGGCAGCAGGTTCTCGATCACCCCGATCTTGTCGGAGACCTTGGCCCCGCCCAGCACCACCCAGTAGGGCTTTTCGGGGTTGTCGATGACGCGCTTGATGCTCGAGACCTCCTTCTCCATCAGAAACCCGGCGTAGCTGGGAAGGAACCTGGCCACCCCCGTCACCGAGGCGTGCGCGCGGTGCGCCGAGCCGAAGGCATCGAGCACGAAGGCGTCGCCCAGCCGGGCGTACTTGCGCGCTAGAGCTTCGTCGTTCTTTTCCTCTCCCGCTTCAAAGCGCACGTTGTCCAGCAGGGCCACCGCGCCCGCGGGCAGTGCCTTGACCCGCTCGAGCGTAGCCTCCGAGGCCGGGGTCAGCTCGGGGCTGCCACCGATGAAAGTCACCGGGCGACCCAGGTGCTGCTCGAGCACCGGGGCCACCGGTGCCAAACTGCTGGCCTCCTCGAAACCCCCCTTGGGGCGGCCCAGGTGGCTGAAGAGCACCAATGTGGCGCCCTGCTCGAGCAGGTGCTTGAGCGTTGGGATGGCCGCCGATATGCGGGTTGCGTCCCCTACCTTGCCCTCCTTGAGGGGCACGTTGAAGTCTACCCGCACCAATACCCGCTTGCCGGACGCATCGAAGTCCTTGAGGGTATGCATGATTCACCTCATGGAATATGCCGATAGTCGATGGCTGATGGTCGACAGCCACTCGCGCTTTGCCCCTTGCGTCGCTACAGCTTGCTGCCGATGTACTGCGTCAGGTCGGCCACGCGGCAGGAATAGCCCCACTCGTTGTCGTACCAGCTCACCACCTTGGCCAGATTGCCCACCACCAGCGTGTCAAGGGCGCTGAAGATCGAGGAGTGCGGGTCGCCTTTGAGGTCGGAGGACACCAACGGTTCCTCGGTATAGGCCAGGATACCCTTCATGGGTCCCTCGGCGTACTCCTTCATCGCAGCGTTGATCTCCTCCTTGCTGGCCTCACGCTTTAAGACGGCGGTGAAGTCCACCACGCTCACCGTGCTGGTGGGTACGCGGAAGGCCATCCCGCCGAACTTGCCCTTGAGCTCGGGGATTACCAGTCCCACGGCCTTGGCTGCCCCGGTCTCACTGGGCACGATATTGAGGGCGGCGGCGCGGGCGTCGCGGGGGTCATCCTTGGCCGCGTCCACCAGGCTCTGGCTGGCGGTGTAGGCGTGCACGGTGGTCAGGAGGCCTCGCTCGATGCCGAAGCGGTCGTTGAGCACCTTAGCGACGGGAGCCAGGCCGTTGGTGGTGCAGCTGGCGTTGGAGATGACGTGGTGCTTGGCGGGGTCGTACATGTGCTCGTTGACCCCCATCACCACCGTGAGCATCTCGCCCTTGCCCGGTGCGCTGATGATGACCTTCTTGGCCCCGGCCTTGAGGTGAGCCTCGGCGGCCTCGAGCTTGGTGAAGCGCCCGGTGGACTCGATGACGATGTCTACGCCGATGTCGCCCCAGGGCAGGGCAGCCGGGTCTTTTTCCTCGTAAACCCGGATGGTCTTGCCGTTGACGATAATGTTGTTCTCGTCGTAGCTGATGCTTCCGGGGAATTTGCCGTAGTTGGAGTCGTACTTGAGCAAGTGGGCCAGGATGGAGTTGTCGG
Encoded proteins:
- a CDS encoding phosphoglycerate kinase — its product is MHTLKDFDASGKRVLVRVDFNVPLKEGKVGDATRISAAIPTLKHLLEQGATLVLFSHLGRPKGGFEEASSLAPVAPVLEQHLGRPVTFIGGSPELTPASEATLERVKALPAGAVALLDNVRFEAGEEKNDEALARKYARLGDAFVLDAFGSAHRAHASVTGVARFLPSYAGFLMEKEVSSIKRVIDNPEKPYWVVLGGAKVSDKIGVIENLLPRVSGMVIGGAMAFTFIKARGGKVGSSLVEDDKLELARDLLERAQGLGVKLLLPSDVVAAQKIEAGAQTQVVPADQIPEGWMGLDIGPESAKTFAAALQEAKTVLWNGPMGVFEVDDFARGTLAVGQAIAELKGAFTVIGGGDSVAAANKLGVADKFSHVSTGGGASLELLELGTLPGIEALS
- the gap gene encoding type I glyceraldehyde-3-phosphate dehydrogenase: MRVGINGFGRIGRQVFRILEERGVEVVALNDLTDNSILAHLLKYDSNYGKFPGSISYDENNIIVNGKTIRVYEEKDPAALPWGDIGVDIVIESTGRFTKLEAAEAHLKAGAKKVIISAPGKGEMLTVVMGVNEHMYDPAKHHVISNASCTTNGLAPVAKVLNDRFGIERGLLTTVHAYTASQSLVDAAKDDPRDARAAALNIVPSETGAAKAVGLVIPELKGKFGGMAFRVPTSTVSVVDFTAVLKREASKEEINAAMKEYAEGPMKGILAYTEEPLVSSDLKGDPHSSIFSALDTLVVGNLAKVVSWYDNEWGYSCRVADLTQYIGSKL